The region TAAAATCAGGGATAGGAGGGATTTTGTGATGAATCATTTTAATTATGGTAAGTATAGTGACAATCAGTTGATAAAATTAGCTCAAAGTGGGGATGTTAAAGCAAAAGGTAGATTATTTGAAAAGTATGAAGGGTTTATCGTAAATGAGAGTTATAAGTTATCTGAGAATTGTAGGACTGATTTTAAAGATACGTTTGGGAATTTGAGTTATTTGTTTCTTTGTGCAGTTGATAATTTTAATTTTAAGGGTAAGTTCAATGGGTATGTTAAATATTATCTTTCTTTGAAGGTTAGGGATGATATAGGTAAAAGAAAGGCAAGGATGCCGCATGTCCCCAAGGGCGAGCCGTTTTATATAAGAAATTTTAATGAAATAATAATTAGTGATGAAGATTTGGAGGATTATTGAAATAAATCATTTGGTGATTTTGAATGGTTGTTATATAATTTTTTATATATCAAAGTGAGTATGGTTTAACAAACGTAAGTAAGGGAGGGTTAATTATGGATTTAGAGAGTTATGTTTTGGAAAAGGCTAAAAAGGCGAAATCTGTTTCCGGGGAATTTGGATTGAGTTCTGATAATGAAAAAGTGAAGATTTTGTATAGTATTGCTAAGCATATTGAAGATAAGATGGATTACATTATTTCCGAAAATACTAAAGACGTTGAAAAAGCAAAGCAAGTAGGGATTTCAAAAGCTTTGCTTGATAGATTAACTTTGAATAAAGATCGGTTGGTGAATATTGCTAATAGCGTTAGAAAGGTTGCAGAACTTCCTAATTATGTTGGAAATATTACTGAAATGTGGAAAAGGCCCAATGGGTTGTTGATTGGAAAGATGATAGTTCCTTTAGGGGTAATCGCGATAGTTTATGAGGCAAGGCCAAACGTTACTGTGGATGCTGCTGCATTGTGTATAAAATCAGGAAATACAGTTATTTTAAGAGGTGGTTCTGAAGCGATAAACTCCAATATTGCGTTGGTAAATGTGATTCATTCTGCTATTGAAGAAGCGGGTTTTTCAAAAGATATTGTGCAGTTTTTAGACGTTATAGACAGAAAAGCTGTTGATGAGTTGATGAAGTTGTACGATTACATTGATGTATTAATACCTCGAGGTGGTCATTCCCTTATAACAAATACGATAGAGAATTCAAAGATTCCTGTTATTCAAACGGGAGAGGGGAATTGTCATGTGTATGTTGATAAGGATGCAGACGTTGAGAAAGCGTTAAAAATTACGGAAAATGCAAAAATTAGTAGGCCTTCTGTGTGTAACGCTGCAGAAAAGCTTTTGGTTCATAGTTCTATTGCCGATATTTTTCTGCCAAAAGTGTATAAGATTTTTGAAAACAAGGTAGAGTTGAGAGGATGTGAACGTACTTTAAAGATCCTTCCTCAGATAAAATCAGCTAACGATGAAGATTGGGGAAGTGAATACCTCGATTATATTATGGCAATTAAAGTTGTTGACAGTGTTGAAGAAGCAATTGGACATATAAACAAGTACGGCACAAAACATTCGGAAGCTATAATAACAGAAAACTATACAACTTCACAAAAGTTTTTGAATATGATAGATGCGGCTGCGGTGTATGTGAATGCTTCTACAAGGTTCACAGATGGAGAAGAGTTCGGATTCGGAGCAGAGATGGGAATAAGTACGCAAAAACTGCATGTTCGAGGACCTATTGGAATAAAAGAACTAACTACGACAAAGTATATAGTATTAGGAAATGGGCAGGTGAGGTAGTTGTGGGCAAAAGATTGTGTATAATCGGTTTAGGGAAGATGGGAAGTACGTTAGTGAAAGGGTTAGTTCAATCAGGTACGCTTGAAAGTGATAAGATAATAGGAACCGATATTTTTGTGAATGATGTTGAAAAAAATCCTGACTTTTGTAATATAACAACCATGAACAACAATGCAAAGGCAGTTGAACTTTCTGATATTGTTTTACTTGCTGTAAAGCCGCAAATTATCAACAAGGTGTTGGAAGAAATAAGGACGTTATGTGATGGTAAGATAGTGATATCTATTGCCGCGGGAATAACTTTAGGGCATTTGGAAAAGGCTTTGCCGACATCGTGCAGAATAATTAGAGCGATGCCTAACACGCCTGTTTTGGTAAGAGAGGGAGTAATAGCTATTTGTAGTGGGAAAAATGTAACAGAAGAAGATTTAACTATAGTAAAAGGTATTTTGGAAAGTGTGGGTACGGTTTTTGTTGTAGAGGAAGAAATGATGGATACGATAACTGCTCTGAGTGGGAGCGGGCCTGCGTATGTGTATATAATGATAGAAGCGTTATCAGATGGCGGTGTTTTGATGGGATTGCCAAGAGCGCTTTCTACAGAGTTGGCTGCAAGAACTTTGGTTGGTGCTGCAAAAATGGTTTTGGAAAGTGGTAAACACCCTGGAGAGTTGAAAGATATGGTTACATCTCCTGGTGGAACAGCTATACGAGGTATAGAAAATTTAGAATCCCATGGTATTCGCGGTATTCTTATGGACGCAGTAAAAGAAGCAACAAAGCGTGCAAGGGAATTAAATTCTCAAAGAGGTGTTTGATGTGATAGAAAGATATTCGTTGTCTCCTATAAAAGATATTTGGAGTTTAGAAGCTCAATACAATAGGTGGCTTGAAATAGAAATTGCCGTTATACAGGCTTTTGAAGAATTAGGTCAAGCACCAAAAGGAACTGCACAAAAAGTACAGGAAAAGGCAAAAATAGATGTTGACAAGATATTAGAAATGGAAAAAGTTGTGGATCATGATGTGATTGCGTTTATACAGTCTGTTACTGAAGGTATGGGTGATGAGGCGAGATATTTTCACAAAGGGCTTACATCGTCTGATGTAGTAGACACAGCGTTATCTTTGGTTCTTAAAAGGTCGGGAGAAATTATTAAAAATGAATTAGTTAAATATATTGCTACTTTGAAAAATTTGGCTTTTAAGCATAAGTACACTGTGATGGTAGGAAGGACACATGGTGTTCACGCAGAACCTACGTCTTTTGGATTAAAGATTTTAGGATTTGTTGCTGAAGCAGAAAGAAACAACGAACGTTTGGAAAAGGCGATCGATAATATTTCTCAAGGCAAGATCAGTGGAGCTGTTGGAAATTATGCAAATATAGATCCTGAAATAGAGAGAATTGCTTTAGAAAAATTAGGACTAACCCCCTGCAAGGTTTCTACTCAGATTTTACCAAGGGATCTTCATGCCGAGTTTTTTGATGTTTTAGCTTTAATAGGAG is a window of Petrotoga sp. 9PWA.NaAc.5.4 DNA encoding:
- a CDS encoding glutamate-5-semialdehyde dehydrogenase; its protein translation is MDLESYVLEKAKKAKSVSGEFGLSSDNEKVKILYSIAKHIEDKMDYIISENTKDVEKAKQVGISKALLDRLTLNKDRLVNIANSVRKVAELPNYVGNITEMWKRPNGLLIGKMIVPLGVIAIVYEARPNVTVDAAALCIKSGNTVILRGGSEAINSNIALVNVIHSAIEEAGFSKDIVQFLDVIDRKAVDELMKLYDYIDVLIPRGGHSLITNTIENSKIPVIQTGEGNCHVYVDKDADVEKALKITENAKISRPSVCNAAEKLLVHSSIADIFLPKVYKIFENKVELRGCERTLKILPQIKSANDEDWGSEYLDYIMAIKVVDSVEEAIGHINKYGTKHSEAIITENYTTSQKFLNMIDAAAVYVNASTRFTDGEEFGFGAEMGISTQKLHVRGPIGIKELTTTKYIVLGNGQVR
- the proC gene encoding pyrroline-5-carboxylate reductase, with the protein product MGKRLCIIGLGKMGSTLVKGLVQSGTLESDKIIGTDIFVNDVEKNPDFCNITTMNNNAKAVELSDIVLLAVKPQIINKVLEEIRTLCDGKIVISIAAGITLGHLEKALPTSCRIIRAMPNTPVLVREGVIAICSGKNVTEEDLTIVKGILESVGTVFVVEEEMMDTITALSGSGPAYVYIMIEALSDGGVLMGLPRALSTELAARTLVGAAKMVLESGKHPGELKDMVTSPGGTAIRGIENLESHGIRGILMDAVKEATKRARELNSQRGV
- the purB gene encoding adenylosuccinate lyase, which encodes MIERYSLSPIKDIWSLEAQYNRWLEIEIAVIQAFEELGQAPKGTAQKVQEKAKIDVDKILEMEKVVDHDVIAFIQSVTEGMGDEARYFHKGLTSSDVVDTALSLVLKRSGEIIKNELVKYIATLKNLAFKHKYTVMVGRTHGVHAEPTSFGLKILGFVAEAERNNERLEKAIDNISQGKISGAVGNYANIDPEIERIALEKLGLTPCKVSTQILPRDLHAEFFDVLALIGASIERIAIEIRHLQKTEVLEVEEPFKKGQRGSSAMPHKKNPILCERLTGMSRMLRSYLSAVYENISLWHERDISHSSVERVLIPDATMLAYYMLNKANYLVENLVVHEDRMKENIEKSYNLVYSQRILLKLVETGLSREQAYKIVQEDAMKAWNERRNFKDIVSQDERINNILQKEVIDELFNPEYYLKNIDTVFERFDR